DNA sequence from the Brevundimonas sp. NIBR10 genome:
AACACGTCACCTTCGACATCGACCTGGTCGACGAGGATTTCCTCAACGAAGGCACGATGTTCGACGGCTCCTCGATCGCCGGCTGGAAGGCGATCAACGAGTCGGACATGCTGCTCAAGCCCGACCTGACGACGGCCTATATCGACCCGTTCTATCAGGCCACGACGATGTTCCTGTTCTGCGACGTCATGAACCCGGACACCGGCGAACCCTACAACCGCGACAGCCGCTCCATGGCCAAGAAGGCCCTGCAGTACATTCAGTCGGCCGGCGTGGGCGACGTGGTCTATTTCGGGCCGGAAGCCGAGTTCTTCATCTTCGACGACGTGCGCTGGACGACCCAGCCGGGCAACACCGGCTATTCCTACGACTCGATCGAACTGCCGGCCAACACGGGCTCGGAATACACCGAGGGCAACATGGGCCACCGCCCCGGGCCCAAGGGTGGCTATTTCCCCGTCAACCCGGTCGACTCCGGTCAGGACCTGCGCGCCGAGATGCTGGGCGTGATGCGCGACATGGGCATGCAGCCCGAGAAGCACCACCACGAGGTGGCCCCGGCCCAGCACGAGCTCGGCCTGAAGTTCTCGGACATGCTGACCATGGCCGACCGGCTGCAGCTCTATAAGTACATCATCCACAACGTGGCGGCCGCCTACGGCAAGTCGGCGACCTTCATGGCCAAGCCGATGTTCGCGGACAACGGCTCGGGCATGCACGTCCACATGTCGATCTGGAAGGACGGCAAGCCCCAGTTCGCGGGCGACAAGTACGCCGGTCTGAGCCAGGAATGCCTGTGGTACATCGGCGGCATCATCAAGCACGCCAAGGCCATCAACGCCTTCGCCAACTCGACCACCAACTCCTACAAGCGCCTGGTCCCCGGCTATGAAGCCCCGGTCAAGCTGGCGTACTCCGCCCGCAACCGCTCGGCTTCGATCCGTATCCCATGGGTGTCGTCGCCCAAGGGCAAGCGTCTGGAAGCCCGCTTCCCCGATCCGATGGGCAACCCCTATCTGACCTTCACCGCCCTGCTGATGGCTGGCCTGGACGGGATCGAGAACCAGATCGATCCGGGCGCGCCCGCCGACAAGAACCTGTACGACCTGCCGCCAGAAGAACGCGGCTCGATCCCCGAGGTCTGCGGTTCGCTGAAGGAAGCCCTCGAGAACCTCGACAAGGACCGCGCCTTCCTCAAGAAGGGCGGCGTCATGGATGACGACTTCATCGACAGCTACATCGAGCTGAAGATGGAAGAGGTCATGCGCCTGGCCCTGCACCCACACCCGGTCGAGTTCGACATGTACTACAGCTGCTGATCGCACCGCACAGAGACACTAGGGAGGCGCCGGGCAACTCTGCTCGGCGCCTTCGTTTTTGAAGGGACTGGCAATGGCGGGAATCATCGGCACGCTTCGTCGCCGCTGGCACAAGGTGACGGGCGAAGCCCAACGCCGGAAGCAGGCGGTTGCGGCCATGCGGACGGATGACGCAATCATTCAACTCGAACAGCGGATTGATTTGCTGGAACGGACAGCTGCCCTTCTAAGCACCGAAATCAACGCGAGTACTGCCGAGACACGCCTCCTGCATCGAGCAAATCGTCCACTCGCCCGGCGCGATGTGATCGAAAGGCCTCCGCTCGTCCATGGCGGGCCCGGAAACCAGATTTTCGACGTTTCGACCATGTGTCGTGAAAGCGATTTTCATACCGCCTGGTTCACGCACTGGAGCCTGCAGACCGGGTTCTGGCCCCGGTATCATCGAAAACTGTGGGAGTATGTGTTCATTTGCCAGTGCCTCTACGAACGCGGCCTCATTGCGCCTCATATGCGTGGAGTCGGTTTCGGCGTAGGCGAAGAGGTGTTGCCGGCGCTGTTTGCGGCTCATGGATGCGAAATCGTCGCCACTGATCTAGGGCCAGAAGGTGCAGTTGGCACGGGTTGGATCGAAACCGCGCAACACGCCCACGACCGGGATTCACTGCGGCGCCCCGATATCTGTCCGGAAGATATTTTCGACCGAAATGTGTCGTTCCAGGCCTGCGACATGAACGCGATCGATCCTGGTTTGAAAGGTTTCGATTTTTGCTGGTCGTCTTGTGCTTTCGAACACCTTGGATCGATAGAACATGGGCTGCGCTTCGTTGAAAATTCGATCGACTGCCTGAGGCCCGGCGGCTGGGCGGTCCACACGACGGAATTCAATCTCTTCTCGAATGACGAAACGATCGACAATCAAGGCACGGTTCTGTTTCGCAGACGAGACTTCGAAGAACTGCAGCGCAGGCTGACTCTGAAGGGCCATCGCATGGCCCCTCTTCGACTCGATCTCGGCGAAGGCGTCATTGAGAATGTGATCGACGTCCCACCATTCAGTACCGATGTCAGCTTGAGAATCGCCATTTCAGGCTTCGCGACAACGTCGTTTGGACTACTGATCCAGCGAGCGCCGACATCGCCTGAGCCTCTCACGAAGCCGGAAGTCGCGGACGATCATCAACAGATATTGACCTATCTGATGAGCCAGAATGTCGACGAGCGACGCCACGGCGTGGTTGTGGCGGCGGACCGCCTCAAGCGAATCGACGCCATGACGCCGGTCCAAGCTCAGCTGTTCCATCAGGCTCTGCTCGACGCCATTCTAGCAGAGCGTGATCACGACATGCTTGCGTCCGAGGCAAAGGGTCTTGCGGAGTCCGTATGGCCATTGACCGGCCTTGCGCCTCTGGACCAGCTGGCGGAGTTCGCGCCTTTCCTGCCATACGACGCCGCTGTCTTCGTCTTGTTGGTATTGGAGCGAAGGGGCGATCCTGGAGATGCGGATCGACTGGAAAGTGGTCTGGGAGCCAGAACGATCTATCCTACAGATGAGGCCAAACGGCTGATCGCGCAGCTTCGCGCGAAGCAGACTTCGATTTCCGACCTGTAGCCCTACGTCAGCGCCAAGCACGCCCGTTTCTGGTCGCGCCTGAAACGCACTGGGCAGGGTCGCACCGAGAACGATGAAAAACTCCTGACCAGCATCCTTCAGGCAGCCGGTGATGTCTCACCCTTCCCTCGCCGCCACTCGATCGCGCGCACGCACCAGATCGAGATCTCGTAGAGCAGCACCAGCGGCACCGCGAGCATCAGCTGGCTGATGGGGTCGGGCGGGGTGACGACGGCGGCAACGACGACCACCGCGACGATGGCATAGCGGCGGACCTCGGCCATCATCTTTGACGACACGATGCCGGCGATGCCCAGCAGGGTGGTGATGACCGGCAGCTGGAAGCACAGGCCGAACGCCAGGATCAGGGACGTCACCAGGCTGAGGTATTCGCTGATCTTGGTCATCAGGGCGACGGAGATGCCGTCCGAAACGATCTGCTGGCTCAGCGAGAACCACATGACCAGCGGCAGCATGACGAAATAGACCAGCCCTCCCCCCAGGCAGAACAGCACGGGTGCCGCGATCAGGAACGGCAGGAAGGCCCCGCGCTCGTTGCGATACAGCCCCGGTGCCACGAACCGGTACAGCTGCCAGGCGATGACCGGAAAGGCCAGGACGATGGCCCCGAACCCGGCGATCTTCATCTTGGAGAACAGCTGTTCCAGCGGCGCGGTGGCGATAAGTTGCACCGCCGCCTGGCCGCCCTCCGGGATCGGTTTTAGTCCGGCCGTAACCATCAGCAGATCGATCATGTTACCGTGCCCGCCAGTCGCCGCCGCGGCGGCATGGACCGCCGAGGCCGCCTGGAACGGCTTGATCAGCACGATCTGGATCTGGGCCGCAAAGAAGAAGCACAGGAAGAAGGCCAGGACGAAGGCGATCACGCACACGACCAGGCGCCCGCGCAGCTCGATCAGATGATCCATCAGGGGAGCGCGCGAGGCTTCGATTTCAGACTCGTCGCGGGTCATAGGTCGAGCTTCGAGTTACGCGATGTGCGGGGTTTGGCCTTGGCCGGAGCCTTGGTGGCGGCCTTGACCGGAGACTTGGCGGCGCTCCCGCCCTTGGCCTTCACGGGCGCGGAGACGGCTGTGGCAGCTTTTGCGCGCGGCTTACGGGCCGGCTTTCTGGCGACTGGCACGACCGGTGCTTCCTCCGGCAGGGCGACCAGCGGCGGGTCGGCGAGCGGCAGCATGACGGGATCGCCGTAGGGCCATTCCGAGGCCTGGGGCGTCATCGCCGGATCGGCGGCCACGGCCTCGTCGGTCAGGGGTTTTTCGAGCTCGTTCCGGATGTCCTTGAACGCCGCGTCGGCCTCGGCCCCCAGGCGGACGGGCGAATAGGGCGACTGGCCGGTGCGCAGGGCCTCGACCTCCTTGCGCAGGTCATCCAGCTCGGACTGGCGGGCCATTTCGTCGAAGCTGGCGCGGAACTCGTTGGCCATGCCGCGCGCCTTGCTCACCCATTTGCCGAGCTGACGCAGCAGGCCAGGCAGCCGTTCGGGCCCGACGACCACCAGGGCCACCAGTCCGATCACTACCCATTCCAGGCCCCCGATCCCCGGGGTCAGACCGCCCATGCGCGGAGTCTTCCGTCGCGGCCAACTAGCGCTTCAGCTCTTCCTTCTCGGCCTCGGTGCGCGGCAGGGAGGACACACCATCAGTGGGGCCGTCCTTCTTGGCGTCGTCCTTGAGACCCTCGCGGAACGCCTTGATACCCTTGGCCGCGTCGCCCATCAGGCCCGACAGCTTGCCACGGCCACCGAACAACAGCAGCACGATGACGGCGACGATGGCCCAATGCCAGATGCTGAAGCTGCCCACGAACACGTCTCCGAAAAAGCGGCCCGACCTCGGCCCGCTGCAAATCATACGCGCCATATAGGCCAAGGCGTGGCGGCGCGGCAATCGACGCTGTAGTCACATGCCAAATGAGCACACCGTCTTCTCACGTCATCATCCACACCGACGGTGCCTGCAAGGGCAACCCGGGGCCCGGCGGCTGGGGCGCGATACTGCAAGCGTCCGGCAAGACCAAGGAAATGTCGGGGGGCGAACCCCTGACGACCAACAACCGGATGGAACTGACCGCCGCCATCATGGCGCTGGAGGCCTTGACCCGCCCGTGCCGGATCGACCTGCACACCGACAGCAAATACGTCATGGACGGGATCACCAAATGGATCCACGGCTGGAAGGCGCGGGGCTGGCGGACAGCGGACAAGTCCCCGGTCAAGAACGACGACCTGTGGAAACGCCTTGATGCCGCCCGCGCCCGGCATGAGGTCAAGTGGCACTGGGTCAAGGGCCACGCCGGTCACGAACTGAACGAACGCGCCGACCAGTTGGCCAATCGCGGCATCGCCGAGATGCGGTCTGCACGCGCGGGCTGATCCCTACTCGACCACGCGATAGTCGAAGCCGCCCGTATCGACCCATTCGCCCTTGATCAGATGGCGGCTGCGAATGCTGTAGACGCCGTTCTCGAAGGTCGTGGTGGCGCGCACGCCCGGCAGGTCGGGCAGGCCGTGAGCCACCTGATCGAATTCGAAGGTGCCGGGCCCCCGCACCGCGATCGTGCCGGTCGTGTAGAAGCCGCCGTTGGTCGCATAGAAGCTGACCAGTCTGTTCTGAGCAGGGTCCCAGGTGATCAGGGTTTCGCCCGCATAGACGCCGCCATTGACCGAATGGGTGCTGCGGATCGCACGCCCGTTCAGGATGCGCTCGAACCGGACCTCGTCTATGGTATCGGCCGCATTCAGCGACGCCCCACGCCAGGTCTTGCCGATCAGCGGGTCGAAGGCCGCAAGCGCCTGGGCGGCAGCGGACGGCGCGGCCGCCTCGGCCGGGCTGGACTGCGTGGAAGCGCCCGGAGCGGCCGTCATCAAGGCTGTTGCGGCCAGCCAGATCAGGATCATGTCGTGGCTTTGACCGTCAGCCTGCCACTTCCCACCGCCGTCACCACGACGGACTCAGCGATGGCCGGCGTGTCTCCGTCCAGTTCGGCCGACCATTCGGCACCCGATACGAAGACGCGTCCCCGGCCATCGACGAACGGTTCGACCACCGTCGCCTTCTGCCCGATCAGGCGGCGGTCGCGATCGTTGATGTCGGGCTGGTCGTCGGGATTGACGCGCTGGACCAGCCGACGCGAGAGCAGGGTCGAGGCCAAGGTCAGGGCCGCGAACAGCCCCACCTCTCCGGCCAGACCCAGCGACAGGCCCAGGGCGGTGACCACCGCCACGATCCCGGCCGAAACCGCCGGCCAAAGCAGCCATTCGGTCGAGGCTGCCGCCTCGACCGCCAGCAACAGGGCACCGATGGCGAGCCAGAGCCAGAAGGGCTGGGCCGAATAGAGGTCGATCAAGGTGTCCATGGCGTCACGCAGTCGGAGGCACGGCACCGCCGCGGGGTGCGCGCGGTGCGGGCGGTGCGGGCGGCGGTGCGGACGGCGTCCGCTGCTGATCGCGGGCCAGGCCGACCAGTTCACCGATGCCGGCGATGGTCCCGACCAGGCCGCTCATCTCGGCCGGAACGATGACGGTCTTGGCGGTGGGGTTGCGGGCCAGTTCGGCGAAGGCCTCAACATACTTCTGGGCGACGAAGTAGTTGATGGCGTTGACGTCGCCACGGGCGATCGCCTCCGAAACCATGGCGGTGGCCTTGGCCTCAGCCTCGGCCTCGCGTTCGCGGGCTTCGGCGTCGCGGAAGGCGGCTTCCTTGCGGCCCTCGGATTGCAGGATGGCCGACTGTTTGGCACCCTCGGCGCGCGCGATGGCGGCCTGCTTCTCGCCCTCGGCCTCGGTGATGACGGCGCGGCGCTCGCGCTCGGCCTTCATCTGGCGCGCCATGG
Encoded proteins:
- a CDS encoding NfeD family protein, yielding MDTLIDLYSAQPFWLWLAIGALLLAVEAAASTEWLLWPAVSAGIVAVVTALGLSLGLAGEVGLFAALTLASTLLSRRLVQRVNPDDQPDINDRDRRLIGQKATVVEPFVDGRGRVFVSGAEWSAELDGDTPAIAESVVVTAVGSGRLTVKATT
- the tatC gene encoding twin-arginine translocase subunit TatC translates to MTRDESEIEASRAPLMDHLIELRGRLVVCVIAFVLAFFLCFFFAAQIQIVLIKPFQAASAVHAAAAATGGHGNMIDLLMVTAGLKPIPEGGQAAVQLIATAPLEQLFSKMKIAGFGAIVLAFPVIAWQLYRFVAPGLYRNERGAFLPFLIAAPVLFCLGGGLVYFVMLPLVMWFSLSQQIVSDGISVALMTKISEYLSLVTSLILAFGLCFQLPVITTLLGIAGIVSSKMMAEVRRYAIVAVVVVAAVVTPPDPISQLMLAVPLVLLYEISIWCVRAIEWRRGKGETSPAA
- a CDS encoding twin-arginine translocase TatA/TatE family subunit, whose translation is MGSFSIWHWAIVAVIVLLLFGGRGKLSGLMGDAAKGIKAFREGLKDDAKKDGPTDGVSSLPRTEAEKEELKR
- the tatB gene encoding Sec-independent protein translocase protein TatB → MGGLTPGIGGLEWVVIGLVALVVVGPERLPGLLRQLGKWVSKARGMANEFRASFDEMARQSELDDLRKEVEALRTGQSPYSPVRLGAEADAAFKDIRNELEKPLTDEAVAADPAMTPQASEWPYGDPVMLPLADPPLVALPEEAPVVPVARKPARKPRAKAATAVSAPVKAKGGSAAKSPVKAATKAPAKAKPRTSRNSKLDL
- a CDS encoding class I SAM-dependent methyltransferase; translated protein: MAGIIGTLRRRWHKVTGEAQRRKQAVAAMRTDDAIIQLEQRIDLLERTAALLSTEINASTAETRLLHRANRPLARRDVIERPPLVHGGPGNQIFDVSTMCRESDFHTAWFTHWSLQTGFWPRYHRKLWEYVFICQCLYERGLIAPHMRGVGFGVGEEVLPALFAAHGCEIVATDLGPEGAVGTGWIETAQHAHDRDSLRRPDICPEDIFDRNVSFQACDMNAIDPGLKGFDFCWSSCAFEHLGSIEHGLRFVENSIDCLRPGGWAVHTTEFNLFSNDETIDNQGTVLFRRRDFEELQRRLTLKGHRMAPLRLDLGEGVIENVIDVPPFSTDVSLRIAISGFATTSFGLLIQRAPTSPEPLTKPEVADDHQQILTYLMSQNVDERRHGVVVAADRLKRIDAMTPVQAQLFHQALLDAILAERDHDMLASEAKGLAESVWPLTGLAPLDQLAEFAPFLPYDAAVFVLLVLERRGDPGDADRLESGLGARTIYPTDEAKRLIAQLRAKQTSISDL
- the glnA gene encoding type I glutamate--ammonia ligase, which encodes MSTAEKILKEIKDKDVKYVDVRFTDTKGRLQHVTFDIDLVDEDFLNEGTMFDGSSIAGWKAINESDMLLKPDLTTAYIDPFYQATTMFLFCDVMNPDTGEPYNRDSRSMAKKALQYIQSAGVGDVVYFGPEAEFFIFDDVRWTTQPGNTGYSYDSIELPANTGSEYTEGNMGHRPGPKGGYFPVNPVDSGQDLRAEMLGVMRDMGMQPEKHHHEVAPAQHELGLKFSDMLTMADRLQLYKYIIHNVAAAYGKSATFMAKPMFADNGSGMHVHMSIWKDGKPQFAGDKYAGLSQECLWYIGGIIKHAKAINAFANSTTNSYKRLVPGYEAPVKLAYSARNRSASIRIPWVSSPKGKRLEARFPDPMGNPYLTFTALLMAGLDGIENQIDPGAPADKNLYDLPPEERGSIPEVCGSLKEALENLDKDRAFLKKGGVMDDDFIDSYIELKMEEVMRLALHPHPVEFDMYYSC
- the rnhA gene encoding ribonuclease HI; protein product: MSTPSSHVIIHTDGACKGNPGPGGWGAILQASGKTKEMSGGEPLTTNNRMELTAAIMALEALTRPCRIDLHTDSKYVMDGITKWIHGWKARGWRTADKSPVKNDDLWKRLDAARARHEVKWHWVKGHAGHELNERADQLANRGIAEMRSARAG